The Hypanus sabinus isolate sHypSab1 chromosome 5, sHypSab1.hap1, whole genome shotgun sequence genome has a segment encoding these proteins:
- the LOC132393802 gene encoding zinc-binding protein A33-like, whose amino-acid sequence MCRRPPSLRSYVKFKKPPEVPLNLLLGEFGGPLQLIVWKRMLKVISPVPAALTLEPSTAHPELLISEDLKSVRLSDTWQELPDNPERFDDCVSVLSAQGFDSGRHYWQVEVGNKTMWDVGLAKESVSRKGSIILSPEDGFWTIWLRNGNEYEALSTPSSFLSLRTKPKTIGVFLDYEKGQVSFYNADDMSVIYTFCDSFSERLFPYFSPGESDGGKNAEPLKLCALRL is encoded by the exons GTCCTATGTGAAGTTTAAGAAACCACCCGAGGTACCCCTCAACCTGCTCCTTGGCGAGTTCGGAGGTCCTCTGCAGCTGATTGTGTGGAAACGGATGTTAAAGGTCATCAGTCCAG TGCCCGCTGCCTTGACGCTGGAGCCCAGCACGGCCCACCCCGAGCTGCTCATCTCGGAGGACCTGAAAAGTGTGCGGCTGAGCGACACCTGGCAGGAACTGCCCGACAACCCCGAGCGCTTTGACGACTGCGTTAGTGTGCTCTCGGCCCAGGGCTTCGACTCGGGCCGCCACTACTGGCAGGTGGAGGTGGGCAACAAGACCATGTGGGACGTGGGACTGGCCAAGGAGTCGGTCAGCCGCAAAGGGAGCATCATCCTCTCACCTGAGGACGGCTTCTGGACCATCTGGCTGCGAAATGGCAATGAGTACGAGGCTCTGTCCACCCCCTCGTCCTTCCTCTCCCTCCGGACCAAGCCTAAGACCATCGGGGTCTTCCTGGACTACGAGAAGGGCCAGGTCTCCTTCTACAACGCCGACGACATGTCTGTCATCTACACCTTCTGCGACAGCTTCAGCGAGAGACTCTTCCCGTACTTCAGCCCCGGCGAGAGCGACGGTGGCAAGAATGCCGAGCCGCTGAAGCTGTGTGCCCTTCGCTTGTAG